CACCCGCCCACAATATCGCCGCCCCGGCAGCCGCTTTTCCCAATGTGAGGATCGCGGTGCGCTCGGGCGTCGGCTTCGACAATATTGACGCCCCTGGCTGGGGCGCCCGCGGAATCCCCGCCTGCAACGTTCCCGATTATGGCACCACCGAGGTCGCCGATCACGCTCTGGCATTGGCGCTGGCGCTGACCCGCGGCACCTTCACCTATGCCAATGAGATCGCACGCGATGGGGCCTCGGGCTGGCATTTCGCCAAGGCGCCGCTGCTGCGGCGCCACAAGGGCGCGGTCTTCGGCATTGTCGGGCTCGGCCGCATCGGGCTTGCGGCGGCGCGCCGTGCCGCCGCTTTCGACATGCGCGTGATCTTCTATGATCCGCATCTTCTCTCGGGCGTCGATCTCTCGACCGGTTATGAACGCGTCCACGCGCTCGCCGATCTCATGCAGCTGTCCGATATCGTCAGCATTCACGCGCCTTTGAGTGAGGAGACGCGCGGCCTGATCGGCGCCGCGGCACTGGCGGCGGCGAAGCCCGGCCTCGTGCTCGTCAATACGGCGCGCGGCCCTATCGTCGAGCTCGACGCGCTGGAGAAGGCGCTGCGCCAGGGAAACGCGGCCGGAGCCGCGCTCGACGTATTGCCGAACGAGCCCGGCGATCTTGATCACCCGCTCATCGCTGCATGGCGCCGGCGCGAGCCCTGGATCGCCGACAGGCTCATCGTCACGCCGCATGCCGCATTCTACAGCCCCGCCGCCATGCGCGATCTCAGGCTCAAGGCGATCGAGGTCGTGCGCGCCTATCTCGCCGACGGGCGACTGACCAACTGCATCAACGGCGAGTTTCTAAGGTGACCAAGCGGCAAAAGGCTGGCCTCGACTTCGCGAAGCTATTATAAGGCCTCACAATGCGTGGCTGTCATGTGGATTGACCGGTGTCCAATATAGGCTTTCTTCCCAAGCGAAACCTCGCCCGGAAGAATGGGCCGCTCTACCGCCAACTGGCCGATGTGCTGCGCGAGCCGATCGCCAACGGCACGCTTGCCATAGGCGCCGAGCTGCCCAAGGAAGCCGCCCTCGCCGAGCATTACGGCGTCAGCCTCATCACCGTGCGCCAGGCCTTGCGCGATCTCGAGGCCGACGGCCTCGTCAGGAAGCGCTCGGCCAAGCCCACCATCGTCGCCGCGCGCAATCCGCCGCCCAATCTTGGCTGGAACTTCAAGAATTTCGCCGATATGGCGGCCTTCACCAGGGACGCGCAGCTCAAGATCATTTCCTATCGCCGGGAAGTCTCGCCGGTGCTGGAGCGCCATTTCGACATGCGCAAGAACGAGGCGGGCTATTGCCTGCGCAGCATCCTGTCCGTCGGCGCGCAGAAGAAGGCGCAGATCACTACCTATTTCCCGCCCGATATCGGCGCGAAGCTCAAGCGCGCCGACTTCTCCGACGTCCTCATCTTCCGCTCGGTGCAGCAGCATCTGGGACTGCGCCTCACTGTCGCGCATGTGACGGTCAGGGCCGAGATCGCCGATGATGCGCTCGCCGCCGATCTCGACATCTCCTCCGGCGAAGCCATCCTGACGGTTGAGATGCTTTATCAATCGGCAGATCAGAGAAACATCGAATTCTCGATTGCCCGCCATCCCGCGAGCCTGTTCAGCATCACCTACGACGCCCCCAACGACCTCGCTTGAGGGGGACACGCGAGATGCGCCGCGAGTTTCGTCGACAATATCTCAGGGCCTCCAGTTCTTCCCTTCTCCCGCCTGCGGGAGAAGGTGGCCGACAGGCCGGATGAGGGTGTCCTTCAACCTGAATGAGCGCGATGAGTTTTGCTTTCTCGGAATCGCAGTCGCATACTGAACCAACACCCTCATCCGCGCTTCGCGCACCTTCTCCCGCAAGCAAGCGGGGGAAGGGAAATGTTGGTCGACACCACCTCCGCCGCAGCAGACGCATGGACAAGGCCATAAAATTATAATAGCATGATAGCTGGCTCGAGGGCATGCTGCCTGTTGCAGGTATCTAACCCGGGCCGAGCAAGGATCGTTATTGAGCCATGGACGCTCCGCCGCCGGTCGAAAATTGACAAGGAGAATTGGTACCGGTATCAAAAATAGCCCCTTCTTCGAGGCAAGACGGCGAAGTCCGCATGAAGCTGAACCAGGAAACGCAAGCAGGGAGGAACACCATGAAGCTGAGGAATATTTGCGCGGGGCTCGCCGCGCTCGCGGCCGTCGTGACATCCGCGACGGTCACGCCTGCGGTGGCGCAGGACAAGAAGCCCTATGTCATCTATCTCTCCAACAACTTCGTCGCCAATGACTGGCGCCAGCAGATGGAGCGCGTCGCCGTCGTCTCGGTGAACAAGGGCCCGCTCAAGGGCCGCGTCGATCTCAGGATCGAGAATGTCGAGAACACCGTCCAGGCGCAGATCAACTCGCTCAACAACATCATCCGCCAGAAACCCGACGCCATCCTTGTCGATGCGGGCTCTGACTCGGCCCTCAATCCAACCATCAAGAAGGCCTGCGACTCCGGCATCCTGGTCATCAGCTTCGATCAGGTCGTCACCGAACCCTGCGCTTTCGCCGTCGCGTCCGACTGGGACCGCATCCCCACCGTCATGGCCGAGTGGATGGTCAAGCAGCTCGGCGGCAAGGGCAATGTCATTCTCGACCGCGGCCTCGCCGGGGCGCCGATCTCGGCGCAGCTCCAGCAGGGCTATGAGAAGGTCCTCGCCAAATATCCCGACATCAAGGTCGTCGGCTATTACAACGGCGACTACGCCTTGGGACCCGAACAGTCGGGCGTCGCCGCCCTCCTCGCCGCCAATCCGCAAGTCGACGGCGTTCTGACCCAGGGCTATGGCTCGGGCGCCATTCAGGCGCTCAAGGACGCCGGCCGCCCGATCGTTCCCGTCATCGCCTTCTCCTACAATGTGTCGGCCGTCACCTGTGCCCAGACGGAGGGCGCCAAGTGCATACTCGGCTCCAATCCGGCCTATCTCTCCTCCGAGGCGATCAAGCTCGC
This genomic stretch from Nordella sp. HKS 07 harbors:
- a CDS encoding NAD(P)-dependent oxidoreductase encodes the protein MKILCANWQADDDAELEREHFPGIDFILARSTNDRPAEISTAMCQAADAVINYSPAHNIAAPAAAFPNVRIAVRSGVGFDNIDAPGWGARGIPACNVPDYGTTEVADHALALALALTRGTFTYANEIARDGASGWHFAKAPLLRRHKGAVFGIVGLGRIGLAAARRAAAFDMRVIFYDPHLLSGVDLSTGYERVHALADLMQLSDIVSIHAPLSEETRGLIGAAALAAAKPGLVLVNTARGPIVELDALEKALRQGNAAGAALDVLPNEPGDLDHPLIAAWRRREPWIADRLIVTPHAAFYSPAAMRDLRLKAIEVVRAYLADGRLTNCINGEFLR
- a CDS encoding GntR family transcriptional regulator — its product is MSNIGFLPKRNLARKNGPLYRQLADVLREPIANGTLAIGAELPKEAALAEHYGVSLITVRQALRDLEADGLVRKRSAKPTIVAARNPPPNLGWNFKNFADMAAFTRDAQLKIISYRREVSPVLERHFDMRKNEAGYCLRSILSVGAQKKAQITTYFPPDIGAKLKRADFSDVLIFRSVQQHLGLRLTVAHVTVRAEIADDALAADLDISSGEAILTVEMLYQSADQRNIEFSIARHPASLFSITYDAPNDLA
- a CDS encoding substrate-binding domain-containing protein codes for the protein MKLRNICAGLAALAAVVTSATVTPAVAQDKKPYVIYLSNNFVANDWRQQMERVAVVSVNKGPLKGRVDLRIENVENTVQAQINSLNNIIRQKPDAILVDAGSDSALNPTIKKACDSGILVISFDQVVTEPCAFAVASDWDRIPTVMAEWMVKQLGGKGNVILDRGLAGAPISAQLQQGYEKVLAKYPDIKVVGYYNGDYALGPEQSGVAALLAANPQVDGVLTQGYGSGAIQALKDAGRPIVPVIAFSYNVSAVTCAQTEGAKCILGSNPAYLSSEAIKLAVDILDTGNRPAERSVSVKGDFVTTDPFESQLYPGTKMIKIAIGENAFPDQAPGLTLPITPDWVEITAAEAAGTK